A region of Paraburkholderia sp. BL23I1N1 DNA encodes the following proteins:
- the tsaD gene encoding tRNA (adenosine(37)-N6)-threonylcarbamoyltransferase complex transferase subunit TsaD: MLVLGIESSCDETGLALYDTERGLLAHALHSQIAMHREYGGVVPELASRDHIRRALPLLEEVMERTGAVRGDIDAIAYTQGPGLAGALLVGASVANSLAMAWDKPTIGIHHLEGHLLSPLLVDEPPPFPFVALLVSGGHTQLMRVTDVGVYETLGETLDDAAGEAFDKTAKLLGLGYPGGPEVSRMAEFGTPGAVVLPRPMLHSGDLDFSFSGLKTAVLTHAKKLGGTNICEQAKADLARGFVDAAVEVLAAKSLAALKRTKLNRLVVAGGVGANRQLREALSAAAKKRNFFVHYPDLSLCTDNGAMIALAGALRLQRWPDQSCKDYAFTVKPRWDLTSLAR, from the coding sequence ATGCTCGTTCTCGGCATCGAAAGCTCCTGCGACGAAACCGGTCTCGCGCTCTACGACACAGAGCGCGGCCTGCTCGCGCACGCGCTGCATTCGCAAATTGCGATGCACCGGGAATACGGCGGCGTGGTGCCGGAGTTGGCGTCGCGCGACCATATCCGGCGCGCGCTGCCGCTGCTCGAAGAGGTGATGGAACGCACGGGCGCGGTGCGCGGCGACATCGACGCGATCGCCTATACGCAGGGCCCAGGCCTCGCGGGCGCGCTGCTGGTCGGCGCGAGCGTCGCCAATTCGCTAGCCATGGCATGGGACAAGCCGACCATCGGCATCCACCATCTCGAAGGGCACCTGCTGTCGCCGCTGCTGGTGGACGAGCCGCCGCCGTTTCCGTTCGTCGCGCTCCTGGTATCAGGTGGCCATACGCAGTTGATGCGCGTAACGGACGTGGGCGTCTACGAAACGCTCGGCGAAACGCTGGACGACGCCGCTGGCGAAGCTTTCGACAAAACCGCAAAGCTTCTCGGCCTCGGTTATCCGGGCGGCCCGGAAGTGTCGCGAATGGCTGAATTCGGCACCCCGGGCGCAGTCGTCCTGCCGCGCCCGATGCTGCATTCCGGCGACCTCGATTTCAGCTTCAGCGGCCTGAAGACCGCGGTCCTCACGCATGCCAAGAAGCTGGGCGGCACGAATATCTGCGAGCAGGCGAAAGCCGATCTGGCGCGCGGTTTCGTCGACGCGGCCGTGGAAGTGCTGGCGGCGAAATCGCTGGCCGCGCTCAAACGGACCAAGCTCAATCGACTGGTGGTCGCGGGCGGGGTCGGTGCGAACCGGCAACTGCGGGAGGCACTTTCCGCCGCGGCGAAGAAACGCAATTTTTTCGTGCACTACCCGGACCTCTCTCTGTGCACGGACAACGGCGCAATGATCGCGCTGGCCGGCGCATTGCGATTGCAACGCTGGCCCGATCAATCGTGCAAAGACTACGCATTCACGGTGAAGCCGCGCTGGGATCTGACGTCCCTCGCACGCTGA
- a CDS encoding NAD(P)/FAD-dependent oxidoreductase yields the protein MESFDIAVIGAGAAGMMCAAVAGQLGRRVVLIDHSQRLAEKIRISGGGRCNFTNLYAGPANYLSANPHFCRSALARYTPRDFMALLKRHHVTWHEKHKGQLFCDQSSDAVINVLKNECDAGRIAWRTPLAVEQVRHDAEGWFTLDTHSGPITARALVVATGGLSIPKIGATDFAYRVAKQFGHKLIDTRPALVPLTFAPTDWEPFSALSGVSLDVQLATGNKKTGAEFNEDLLLTHRGLSGPGVLQISSYWQPGEPIHINLLPEQDATSALLEAKTGTRRQIANLLSEWVPQRLAHVWLETHQIPAEARVADLPDKTLRRVGEALSRWTLTPNGTEGYRKAEVTRGGIDTRDLSSATMMSARAPGLYFIGEAVDVTGWLGGYNFQWAWASGVAAGQAAAEYVF from the coding sequence ATGGAATCCTTTGATATCGCAGTGATCGGCGCGGGCGCGGCCGGCATGATGTGCGCGGCCGTGGCCGGGCAACTTGGCCGTCGCGTGGTGCTGATCGACCACTCGCAGCGCCTCGCGGAAAAAATCCGCATTTCCGGCGGCGGCCGGTGCAACTTCACGAATCTGTATGCCGGACCGGCCAACTACCTTTCGGCCAACCCCCATTTCTGCCGCTCGGCGCTGGCGCGCTATACGCCGCGTGACTTCATGGCGCTCCTCAAGCGCCATCACGTGACGTGGCACGAGAAGCATAAGGGGCAGTTGTTTTGCGATCAGTCGAGCGACGCAGTCATCAACGTACTGAAGAACGAATGCGACGCGGGCCGTATTGCATGGCGCACGCCGCTCGCGGTCGAACAGGTGCGCCATGATGCCGAAGGATGGTTCACGCTGGACACCCACTCGGGCCCGATCACGGCCCGCGCGCTCGTGGTGGCGACCGGCGGCCTGTCGATTCCCAAGATTGGCGCCACCGATTTCGCCTACCGCGTCGCCAAGCAATTCGGCCACAAGCTGATCGACACGCGTCCCGCGCTAGTTCCGCTGACCTTCGCGCCGACCGACTGGGAGCCGTTCTCGGCGCTCTCCGGCGTATCGCTCGACGTGCAACTGGCGACCGGCAACAAAAAGACCGGTGCCGAGTTCAACGAAGACCTGCTGCTTACGCACCGCGGCCTGTCGGGCCCGGGCGTGCTGCAGATTTCGAGCTACTGGCAGCCTGGCGAGCCGATTCACATCAATCTGCTGCCCGAGCAGGACGCCACGAGCGCCTTGCTGGAAGCCAAAACCGGCACCAGGCGCCAGATCGCCAATCTGCTCTCGGAATGGGTGCCGCAACGGCTCGCCCATGTCTGGCTGGAAACCCACCAGATTCCCGCCGAAGCGCGCGTGGCCGATCTGCCGGACAAGACGTTGCGCCGCGTCGGCGAGGCATTGTCGCGCTGGACGCTCACCCCGAACGGCACCGAAGGCTACCGCAAGGCCGAAGTCACGCGCGGCGGCATCGATACGCGCGACCTGTCATCGGCGACGATGATGAGCGCCCGGGCGCCCGGTTTGTACTTCATCGGCGAGGCGGTCGACGTGACCGGCTGGCTCGGCGGCTACAATTTCCAATGGGCGTGGGCCTCCGGTGTGGCGGCCGGCCAGGCGGCTGCGGAGTACGTTTTCTAG
- a CDS encoding GatB/YqeY domain-containing protein encodes MSLKDQINDDMKAAMRARETERLGTIRLLLAAVKQREVDERVTLDDAAITAVIDKMIKQRKDSISQFEAAGRTDLADKEKAELAILSAYMPAQMSEAEIVAEVQAAVAQTGAAGPQDMGKVMGVLKPKLAGRADMTAVSAQVKAALAK; translated from the coding sequence ATGAGTCTCAAGGACCAGATCAACGACGATATGAAAGCTGCCATGCGGGCGCGTGAGACCGAACGTCTCGGCACGATCCGTTTGCTGCTCGCCGCGGTCAAGCAGCGCGAAGTCGACGAACGCGTCACCCTGGACGACGCGGCGATCACCGCCGTCATCGACAAGATGATCAAGCAGCGCAAGGACTCGATCAGCCAGTTCGAAGCCGCTGGCCGTACGGATCTCGCCGACAAGGAAAAGGCCGAACTGGCTATCCTGTCCGCCTATATGCCGGCGCAAATGTCCGAAGCGGAGATCGTTGCCGAAGTTCAGGCCGCGGTCGCGCAAACCGGCGCTGCCGGCCCGCAGGACATGGGCAAGGTGATGGGCGTGCTCAAGCCGAAGCTGGCGGGCCGCGCCGACATGACCGCTGTCTCGGCACAAGTCAAAGCCGCGCTCGCGAAGTAA
- the folE2 gene encoding GTP cyclohydrolase FolE2 encodes MNQMNPAFVMPDVQSTPDTRQIPIQRVGVKAVRHPLTVRTQSGEVQPSVGTWNLDVHLPADQKGTHMSRFVALLEENKAPLEAATFRTMLAAMLEKLEAEAGRIEVSFPYFMNKTAPVSGVQSLLDYEVTLAGETRNGATRLFLKVLVPVTSLCPCSKKISQYGAHNQRSHVTINAELAGDVAVEELVRIAEEEASCELWGLLKRPDEKFVTERAYENPKFVEDLVRDVAQRLNADERIVAYVLEAENFESIHNHSAYAVIERDKRAA; translated from the coding sequence ATGAACCAGATGAACCCCGCCTTTGTGATGCCCGACGTGCAGAGCACGCCCGATACGCGTCAGATTCCGATTCAACGAGTCGGCGTCAAGGCAGTGCGTCATCCGTTGACGGTGCGCACGCAAAGCGGCGAAGTGCAGCCTTCTGTGGGCACGTGGAATCTCGACGTACATCTGCCTGCCGATCAGAAGGGCACGCACATGTCTCGCTTCGTTGCGCTGCTTGAAGAGAACAAGGCGCCGCTCGAGGCGGCCACGTTCCGCACCATGCTCGCCGCGATGCTCGAAAAGCTCGAGGCCGAGGCGGGTCGCATCGAAGTGTCGTTCCCGTACTTCATGAATAAGACCGCGCCGGTGTCGGGCGTGCAAAGTCTGCTGGACTACGAAGTAACGTTGGCAGGCGAGACTCGCAACGGCGCGACGCGTTTGTTCCTGAAGGTGCTGGTGCCGGTCACGAGCCTGTGCCCGTGCTCGAAAAAGATTTCGCAGTACGGCGCGCACAACCAGCGTTCGCACGTCACCATCAACGCCGAGCTGGCGGGCGACGTGGCGGTGGAAGAACTGGTTCGTATCGCTGAAGAAGAAGCCTCGTGCGAACTGTGGGGCTTGCTCAAGCGCCCGGATGAGAAGTTCGTCACCGAGCGTGCTTACGAAAACCCGAAGTTCGTCGAAGACCTGGTGCGCGACGTCGCGCAGCGTCTGAATGCGGACGAGCGCATCGTCGCTTATGTGCTTGAAGCTGAGAACTTCGAATCGATTCACAATCACAGCGCGTATGCGGTGATTGAGCGGGATAAGCGGGCGGCGTGA
- the rpsU gene encoding 30S ribosomal protein S21, translating into MTIIRVKDNEPFEVAMRRFKRTMEKNGLLTELRAREFYEKPTAERKRKKAAAVKRHFKRLRGQMLPKKFY; encoded by the coding sequence ATGACGATCATCCGCGTAAAAGACAACGAGCCGTTTGAAGTTGCCATGCGGCGCTTCAAGCGCACGATGGAGAAAAACGGGTTGCTGACGGAACTTCGCGCCCGCGAGTTTTACGAAAAGCCTACGGCTGAGCGCAAGCGCAAGAAGGCGGCTGCGGTTAAGCGTCATTTCAAGCGTCTGCGTGGCCAGATGCTGCCAAAGAAGTTCTACTGA